One Capricornis sumatraensis isolate serow.1 chromosome 8, serow.2, whole genome shotgun sequence genomic region harbors:
- the LOC138083793 gene encoding olfactory receptor 8B8-like codes for MDIGNASLVTEFILVGLTNHPEIQVPLFFLFLGIYIITMAGNLGLVTLIRLTSHLHTPMYYFLFNLSCIDLCYSSVITPKLLVNFVLKRNTISYAGCMTQLFFYCFFVNAECYVLTVMAYDRYVAICKPLLYKVTMSPQVCSLMAVVVYLGAFIAAWAHTGCMLRLTFCDANTINHYMCDILPLLELSCTSTHINELVVLIIVGFDVGVPGLTVTVSYVFILSSILHISSTEGRSKAFSTCSSHIIVVSVFFGSGAFMYLHPSSVLSMNQKKVSTVFYTILVPMLNPLIYSFRNKEVKVALKKSFSRKIFL; via the coding sequence ATGGATATTGGAAACGCCTCATTGGTCACTGAGTTTATCCTTGTGGGTTTAACTAACCATCCGGAGATCCAGGTACCCCTGTTCTTCCTCTTCTTGGGAATTTACATAATTACCATGGCAGGAAACCTGGGCTTGGTCACTCTAATTAGACTGACTTCTCACCTCCACACTCCAATGTACTACTTCCTCTTTAATTTATCCTGTATTGATCTCTGTTACTCTTCTGTCATCACCCCCAAACTGTTAGTAAACTTTGTATTAAAGAGGAACACCATCTCCTATGCAGGATGCATGACTCAGCTGTTTTTCTACTGCTTCTTTGTCAATGCAGAGTGCTATGTACTGACAGTGATGGCCTATgatcgctatgtggccatctgcaagcccctGCTGTACAAGGTCACCATGTCCCCTCAGGTCTGCTCTCTAATGGCTGTGGTTGTATACTTGGGGGCCTTTATTGCTGCCTGGGCCCACACAGGATGCATGTTGAGGTTGACCTTCTGTGATGCCAACACCATCAACCACTACATGTGTGACATCCTCCCCCTCCTGGAGCTCTCCTGCACCAGCACTCACATCAATGAACTTGTGGTTCTCATCATCGTTGGCTTTGATGTTGGTGTGCCTGGCCTCACCGTCACTGTCTCATATGTTTTTATCCTTTCCAGTATCCTCCACATCAGTTCCACAGAAGGAAGGTCCAAAGCCTTCAGTACTTGTAGCTCACATAtaattgttgtttctgttttctttgggtCAGGGGCATTCATGTATCTTCATCCTTCTTCTGTTTTATCCATGAACCAGAAGAAAGTGTCCACCGTATTCTATACCATTTTGGTGCCTATGCTTAATCCTCTGATCTATAGCTTCAGAAATAAGGAGGTTAAGGTTGCCCTGAAAAAAAGCTTCagtagaaaaatatttctctga